One Nostoc punctiforme PCC 73102 DNA window includes the following coding sequences:
- the rpmH gene encoding 50S ribosomal protein L34: MKRTLGGTSRKRKRTSGFRARMRTPDGRNVIRARRKKGRHRLSV; this comes from the coding sequence ATGAAAAGAACACTAGGCGGTACTAGCCGTAAGAGAAAAAGAACCTCTGGTTTTCGTGCCAGAATGCGGACACCAGATGGTAGAAACGTAATTAGAGCTAGGAGAAAAAAGGGCCGTCACCGTTTGAGCGTTTAG